One Fusobacterium nucleatum genomic window carries:
- a CDS encoding HAMP domain-containing histidine kinase yields MFLKKMSRPLSKIPVSIRVTVWFTAVIIFLFSIVLSSAILLEDRYINDSSTEELVSAVEKIYEAPDEFENFDDGIYYIKYNENNEIIAGKIPKDFDLTLAFSIEDINTYQIENKKFLYYDTRLKDTGDWIRGIYPLSKFQNDISKMWDIVFYYIAPLFIAFVAFVGYKIVKNAFKPVKKISEIALEIKKSKNFSRRIELDNSEDEIHKMASTFNEMLDTVEETFIHEKQFSSDVSHELRTPITVILAQSDYALDYVETLDEAKESFEVINRQAKKMTNLINQIMELSKMERQNEIEKDKINFSNIILQLLEDYRTLLENNNIELITNIEKDLRIYGNRLMLERLFVNLFMNAMKFTKSTINISLNRINKEVILQIKDDGIGIPKKDQKYIWDRFFQTSDSRNKDKNKGSGLGLSMVNRIVQLHSATIEVESEVGEGACFIVKFPV; encoded by the coding sequence ATGTTCTTAAAGAAGATGAGTAGACCACTTTCAAAAATTCCTGTAAGTATAAGAGTAACAGTTTGGTTTACTGCTGTTATTATATTTCTATTTAGTATAGTGCTTTCATCAGCCATTCTTTTGGAAGATAGATATATAAATGATTCTAGTACAGAAGAGCTTGTTAGTGCAGTGGAAAAAATTTATGAAGCCCCTGATGAGTTTGAGAATTTTGATGATGGAATTTATTACATAAAGTACAATGAAAATAATGAGATTATAGCAGGTAAAATTCCAAAAGATTTTGATTTAACTTTGGCATTTTCAATAGAAGATATCAATACATATCAAATAGAAAATAAAAAATTTTTGTATTATGATACAAGATTAAAAGATACAGGAGATTGGATTAGAGGAATATACCCATTGAGTAAATTTCAAAATGATATATCAAAAATGTGGGATATAGTATTTTATTATATTGCTCCTTTATTTATAGCATTTGTTGCGTTTGTGGGATATAAAATAGTTAAAAATGCTTTTAAACCAGTAAAAAAAATATCAGAAATAGCATTAGAAATTAAGAAAAGTAAAAATTTTTCAAGAAGAATAGAGTTGGATAATAGTGAAGATGAGATTCATAAGATGGCATCTACATTCAATGAAATGCTGGATACAGTAGAAGAAACTTTTATCCATGAAAAACAATTTAGTTCAGATGTATCCCATGAATTAAGAACACCAATAACTGTTATTTTGGCTCAAAGTGATTATGCTTTAGATTATGTAGAAACATTAGATGAGGCTAAAGAATCTTTTGAGGTTATTAATAGACAAGCAAAAAAAATGACTAACTTAATAAATCAAATTATGGAACTTTCAAAAATGGAAAGACAGAATGAGATAGAAAAAGATAAAATAAATTTTTCAAATATAATTCTACAATTATTAGAAGATTATAGAACTTTATTGGAAAATAATAATATAGAATTAATTACAAATATTGAAAAAGATTTAAGAATCTATGGAAATAGACTTATGCTTGAAAGATTGTTTGTGAATCTTTTTATGAATGCAATGAAATTTACTAAGTCAACTATAAATATTTCTTTAAATAGAATAAATAAAGAAGTTATACTTCAAATTAAGGATGATGGTATTGGAATACCGAAAAAAGACCAAAAATATATTTGGGATAGATTTTTCCAAACAAGTGATTCTAGAAATAAAGACAAAAATAAAGGAAGTGGATTGGGACTTTCAATGGTAAATAGAATAGTGCAGCTTCACTCTGCAACAATAGAAGTTGAAAGTGAAGTAGGAGAAGGTGCTTGTTTTATTGTAAAATTTCCAGTATAA
- a CDS encoding response regulator transcription factor yields MKILVVEDEKDLNNIITKHLKKNNFSVDSVFDGEEALEYLNYGDYDVIILDVMMPKMNGYEVVKNLRANKNETAVLMLTARDGIDEKIKGLDLGADDYLVKPFDFRELIARIRALVRRKYGNISNELQIDDLIVDISKKSVTRAGKNIELTGKEYEVLEYLIQNKGRVLSRDKIRDGVWDYAYEGESNIIDVLIKNIRKKIDIGDSKPIIHTKRGLGYVLKEDE; encoded by the coding sequence ATGAAAATTTTAGTGGTTGAAGATGAAAAAGATTTAAACAATATAATTACTAAACATTTGAAGAAAAATAATTTTAGTGTTGATAGTGTTTTTGATGGAGAAGAAGCTCTTGAATATTTAAATTATGGAGATTATGATGTAATAATACTAGATGTAATGATGCCTAAAATGAATGGTTATGAGGTAGTTAAAAATCTTAGAGCAAATAAAAATGAAACAGCAGTTTTAATGCTGACAGCAAGAGATGGAATAGATGAAAAGATAAAAGGTTTAGATTTAGGAGCAGATGATTATTTGGTTAAACCTTTTGATTTTAGAGAACTAATAGCAAGAATCAGAGCTCTTGTGAGAAGAAAATATGGTAATATTTCAAATGAATTACAAATAGATGATTTAATAGTTGATATTTCAAAAAAATCTGTTACAAGAGCTGGAAAAAATATAGAGTTAACAGGAAAAGAATATGAAGTATTAGAATATTTAATTCAAAATAAAGGTCGTGTATTGAGTAGAGATAAAATCAGAGATGGTGTGTGGGATTATGCTTATGAAGGAGAATCCAATATTATAGATGTTTTAATAAAAAATATTCGTAAAAAAATTGATATAGGAGATTCAAAGCCAATAATACATACAAAAAGAGGTCTGGGCTATGTTCTTAAAGAAGATGAGTAG
- a CDS encoding PepSY domain-containing protein, protein MKKIKNIGLLLFLILSTLSFSYQVNYDDVVDIVLRNYPQSRVTKIEISNYKGKIVYDGEAFDKGQKIEFIINVNTGEVYKMDPNYDDEYNPSYNLPITFEQASRIALDNSFNGKVKSIELKNIDKKAYYTVEVKEDKSEKEINIDANSGKILTIKESM, encoded by the coding sequence ATGAAAAAAATAAAAAATATAGGACTATTATTATTTTTAATCTTATCAACTTTAAGTTTTTCTTACCAAGTTAATTATGATGATGTAGTTGATATAGTTTTAAGAAATTATCCTCAATCAAGAGTTACAAAAATAGAAATATCTAATTATAAAGGTAAAATTGTATATGATGGAGAGGCTTTTGATAAAGGACAAAAAATAGAATTTATTATTAATGTAAATACAGGTGAAGTTTATAAAATGGATCCTAATTATGATGATGAATATAATCCTAGTTACAATTTACCAATTACTTTTGAACAAGCAAGTAGAATAGCTTTGGATAATTCATTTAATGGAAAAGTAAAAAGTATAGAATTAAAAAATATAGATAAAAAGGCATATTATACAGTTGAAGTTAAAGAGGATAAATCTGAAAAAGAAATAAATATTGATGCTAATAGTGGAAAAATTTTAACTATAAAGGAAAGTATGTAA
- a CDS encoding ABC transporter ATP-binding protein, protein MNNIIMKLEDIDKFYMETGNKLHILKKLNLEVKRGEFVSILGKSGSGKSTLLNIMGLLDKIDGGKIWIDNKEVSSLNEMERNNIKNHFLGFVFQFHYLMSEFTALENVMIPALLNNFKNKAEIEKEAKELLEIVGLAERIKHKPNQLSGGEKQRVAIARAMINKPKLILADEPTGNLDEDTGELIFSLFRKINKEHNQSIVVVTHARDLSQVTDRQIYLKRGVLE, encoded by the coding sequence ATGAATAATATAATTATGAAATTAGAAGATATAGATAAATTCTATATGGAAACAGGAAATAAGCTACATATTTTAAAAAAGTTAAATTTAGAAGTAAAAAGAGGAGAATTTGTATCTATTTTAGGAAAGTCAGGTTCAGGAAAATCAACTCTTTTAAATATAATGGGACTGCTTGATAAAATAGATGGTGGTAAAATTTGGATAGATAATAAAGAAGTTTCTTCACTTAATGAAATGGAAAGAAATAATATTAAAAATCATTTTTTAGGTTTTGTATTTCAGTTTCATTATTTGATGAGTGAATTTACTGCACTTGAAAATGTTATGATACCAGCACTTTTAAATAATTTTAAAAATAAAGCAGAAATAGAAAAAGAGGCAAAAGAACTATTAGAAATAGTTGGTTTAGCAGAAAGAATAAAACATAAGCCTAATCAATTGTCAGGTGGAGAAAAACAAAGAGTTGCAATAGCAAGAGCTATGATTAATAAACCAAAACTTATTTTAGCAGATGAACCTACTGGAAACTTGGATGAAGATACAGGTGAACTTATATTCTCACTTTTTAGAAAAATAAATAAGGAACATAATCAAAGTATAGTTGTGGTAACCCATGCCAGAGATTTATCACAAGTTACTGATAGACAAATTTATTTAAAAAGAGGAGTACTTGAATAA
- a CDS encoding ABC transporter permease, giving the protein MIEFFIAKKQMFERKKQSILSIVGVFIGITVLIVSLGVSNGLDKNMINSILSLTSHITVYSPENISDYEEISKDIETLKGVKGVVPTIETQGIIKYEGGIEPYVAGVKVVGYDLEKAVKTMNLDKYIIDGKIDLENKKGVLIGNELAKATGATVGDKIKLITSEETDLEMNVAGIFQSGFYEYDINMVLIPLTTAQYITYSDNTVGRLSVRLDNPYDAQKLVIDVARKLPETYFIGTWGEQNKALLSALTLEKTIMLVVFSLIAIVAGFLIWITLNTLVREKTKDIGIMRAMGFSKKNIMLIFLIQGIILGIIGIILGIIVSLILLYYIKNYAVDLVSNIYYLKDIPIEISLKEIAIIVGANFIVILISSIFPAYRAARLENVEALRYE; this is encoded by the coding sequence ATGATAGAATTTTTTATAGCAAAAAAACAGATGTTTGAAAGAAAGAAACAAAGTATTTTATCCATTGTTGGAGTTTTTATAGGAATAACAGTTTTAATAGTTTCACTTGGTGTTTCAAATGGACTAGATAAAAATATGATAAATAGTATATTATCATTAACTAGCCATATAACTGTATATTCACCAGAAAATATTTCAGACTATGAAGAAATTTCAAAGGATATAGAAACATTAAAAGGTGTTAAAGGTGTTGTTCCTACAATAGAAACACAAGGAATTATAAAATATGAAGGTGGAATAGAACCTTATGTTGCAGGAGTAAAAGTTGTTGGTTATGATTTAGAAAAAGCTGTTAAAACAATGAATTTAGATAAATATATAATTGATGGAAAAATAGATTTAGAAAATAAAAAAGGAGTTTTAATAGGAAATGAGTTAGCCAAAGCAACAGGAGCAACAGTTGGAGATAAAATAAAATTAATTACTTCTGAGGAAACTGATTTAGAAATGAATGTAGCTGGAATATTTCAAAGTGGTTTCTATGAATATGATATTAATATGGTACTTATTCCACTAACAACTGCACAATATATAACATATAGTGATAACACTGTTGGTAGATTATCAGTGAGATTAGATAATCCTTATGATGCTCAAAAACTTGTTATAGATGTAGCAAGAAAACTTCCTGAAACTTACTTTATAGGAACTTGGGGAGAACAAAATAAGGCTTTGCTTTCTGCTTTGACTTTGGAAAAGACCATAATGCTTGTGGTGTTTTCTCTTATAGCAATAGTTGCAGGTTTTTTGATATGGATAACTTTAAATACTCTTGTAAGAGAAAAAACAAAAGATATTGGTATTATGAGAGCTATGGGCTTTTCTAAAAAAAATATTATGTTGATATTTTTAATACAAGGAATAATATTGGGAATAATAGGCATAATATTAGGGATAATTGTATCATTAATTTTACTTTACTATATTAAAAATTATGCAGTGGATTTGGTTTCTAATATTTATTATTTAAAGGATATCCCAATAGAAATTTCTTTAAAAGAAATAGCTATTATTGTTGGAGCAAATTTTATAGTAATTTTAATTTCTAGTATATTTCCTGCTTATAGAGCTGCTAGACTTGAAAATGTGGAGGCACTTAGATATGAATAA
- the pbpC gene encoding penicillin-binding protein 1C — MLKNINFKKVIIFFITLFIFLFIYLIKVYITYDPQKLVEEVNYSKVVLDRKGQILSVFLNNEEEFHIKYDGEVPETLKIAVINYEDKKFYSHSGVDYPRILKSFFNNITGGKKMGASTISMQVVKLLEPKKRTYFNKLVEVVKAYKLESKFSKEEILKIYLNNVPYGSNIVGYSGAIKMYFNKEVKDLSYAEAALLAVLPNSPGILNLKKNNDKLETKRNRLLKTLLDRKLIDERQYKFSLLEKFPNKIYYYEKKAPQFSIFVKNKYHEKVINSTLDYNLQKKLEKVVHDYSNAMKDVGINNAAVLVVNNKTKEVLAYVASQDFYDKRNNGEIDGLQAKRSPASLLKPFLFALSIDDGLIVPDSIYPDVPIYFGNFYPKNSTNTFTGMVKIEEALIKSLNIPFVKLLSDYGVDRFYYFLENNDNYPEDRFDKYGLSLILGTREMRPVDIAKLYMGLANYGKVSNLKYTLAEDKPKEYQQFSKGASYLTLDTLSRVVRPGNENLYSEQRPISWKTGTSYGMKDAWAVGVSPDYTVLVWLGNFNQKSIFSLSGVETAGNLLFKVFNIVDINSKTFEKPTDDLKEIEIDEKTGYRKFYDVESKKVPYPKEAKLLRISPYYKKIFVDEDDMEIDSRSPNFDKRKEKIVIEYPIEVSNYFFLNGVRENKNVKIAYPVQNLNIFVPKDFDGYKKVSMKLYNPNNEYVYWYLDEDYVGYSNEKEKFFELDIGKHKLTIVTESGAREEVKFNINKR, encoded by the coding sequence ATGTTAAAAAATATTAATTTTAAGAAAGTGATTATTTTTTTCATAACTCTTTTTATATTTCTTTTTATTTATTTAATAAAAGTATATATAACTTATGACCCACAAAAATTAGTAGAAGAAGTGAATTATAGTAAAGTTGTTTTAGATAGAAAAGGGCAAATTTTATCTGTATTTTTAAATAATGAAGAAGAATTTCATATAAAATATGATGGAGAAGTCCCTGAAACACTTAAAATAGCAGTTATTAACTATGAAGATAAAAAGTTCTATTCACATTCTGGAGTAGATTACCCTAGAATATTAAAATCATTTTTTAATAATATAACAGGTGGAAAAAAAATGGGAGCAAGTACAATAAGTATGCAAGTTGTAAAGTTACTTGAGCCTAAAAAAAGAACATACTTTAATAAATTGGTGGAAGTTGTCAAAGCATATAAATTAGAAAGCAAATTTTCAAAAGAAGAAATTTTAAAAATCTACTTAAATAATGTTCCCTATGGTTCAAATATAGTTGGATATTCTGGGGCTATAAAGATGTATTTTAACAAAGAAGTAAAAGATTTAAGTTATGCAGAGGCAGCACTTTTAGCAGTTTTACCAAATTCACCTGGAATTTTAAACTTAAAAAAGAATAATGATAAACTTGAAACTAAAAGAAATAGACTTTTAAAGACTTTATTGGATAGAAAATTAATAGATGAAAGACAGTATAAATTTAGCTTACTTGAAAAATTTCCTAATAAAATTTATTATTATGAAAAAAAAGCACCACAGTTTTCTATATTTGTAAAAAATAAATATCATGAAAAAGTTATAAACTCAACTTTAGACTATAATTTACAAAAGAAATTAGAAAAAGTTGTTCATGATTATTCAAATGCAATGAAAGATGTTGGAATAAATAATGCAGCTGTCTTAGTAGTAAATAATAAAACTAAGGAAGTTCTTGCTTATGTTGCTTCACAAGATTTTTATGATAAAAGAAATAATGGAGAAATTGATGGTTTACAAGCTAAAAGGTCTCCTGCTTCACTTTTGAAACCATTTCTTTTTGCCTTATCAATAGATGATGGACTTATAGTTCCAGATAGTATTTATCCTGATGTACCAATATATTTTGGAAATTTCTATCCTAAGAATTCAACAAATACTTTTACAGGTATGGTAAAAATAGAAGAGGCACTTATAAAATCTTTAAATATACCTTTTGTTAAACTATTGTCAGACTATGGAGTGGATAGATTTTATTACTTCTTAGAAAATAATGACAATTACCCAGAAGATAGATTTGATAAATATGGACTTTCTTTAATCTTGGGAACAAGAGAAATGAGACCTGTTGACATAGCAAAATTATATATGGGGCTTGCAAACTATGGAAAAGTATCAAATTTAAAATATACTTTGGCAGAAGATAAACCAAAAGAATATCAACAATTTTCTAAGGGAGCAAGTTATTTGACACTTGACACTTTATCTAGGGTAGTAAGACCAGGAAATGAAAATTTATATAGTGAACAAAGACCTATTTCTTGGAAAACAGGGACTAGTTATGGTATGAAAGATGCTTGGGCAGTTGGAGTAAGTCCTGATTATACAGTTCTTGTTTGGTTAGGAAATTTCAATCAAAAATCTATTTTTTCATTATCAGGAGTAGAAACAGCAGGAAATCTATTATTTAAAGTTTTTAATATAGTGGATATTAATTCAAAAACTTTTGAGAAGCCAACAGATGATTTAAAAGAAATAGAAATTGATGAAAAAACAGGTTATAGAAAATTTTATGATGTGGAAAGTAAAAAAGTTCCATATCCTAAGGAAGCTAAATTATTGAGAATATCTCCATACTATAAAAAAATATTTGTTGATGAAGATGATATGGAGATTGATTCAAGAAGTCCAAATTTTGATAAGAGAAAAGAAAAAATTGTGATAGAATATCCAATAGAAGTTTCAAACTATTTCTTCTTAAATGGTGTCAGAGAAAATAAGAATGTAAAAATTGCTTATCCAGTCCAAAACTTAAATATCTTTGTTCCAAAGGATTTTGATGGCTACAAAAAGGTATCTATGAAATTATATAATCCTAATAATGAATATGTTTATTGGTACCTTGATGAAGATTATGTAGGTTATTCAAATGAGAAAGAGAAATTTTTTGAACTTGATATAGGAAAACATAAACTTACAATTGTTACAGAAAGTGGAGCAAGGGAAGAAGTAAAATTTAATATAAATAAGAGGTAG
- a CDS encoding stage V sporulation protein K — translation MKIKLKIDINQEFDFSESDYTMPIIINRTMILGVYDVNFFEMTDNIWRQLPEEYKKKIYKYNWKKFIKNMVIIITDITAYSFNFNYNNKQKENIAMEEIYKNFDKNKEINCFITGCDFPNSSMSVYFQNLGEVYAEVELDDIVAISNKNTFNDYFVELEKEYNRKKNREQNLAKLEQIYNKQLIVKSLVDKNIDELSKEETQKVLDNFLLIDNLKYLLEVIKKSKEFEIIISDKLKNEIKHRLRDIQIKIKTEENEKICQEIKEFLKEQL, via the coding sequence ATGAAAATTAAATTAAAAATAGATATAAATCAAGAATTTGATTTTAGTGAGTCGGACTATACTATGCCCATAATTATTAATAGAACAATGATACTAGGGGTTTATGATGTTAATTTTTTTGAAATGACAGATAATATATGGAGACAATTGCCAGAAGAATATAAAAAAAAGATATATAAATATAACTGGAAAAAATTTATAAAAAATATGGTAATTATAATAACTGATATTACTGCATATAGTTTTAATTTTAACTATAATAATAAACAAAAAGAGAATATAGCAATGGAAGAAATTTATAAAAATTTTGATAAAAATAAAGAAATCAATTGTTTTATAACTGGTTGTGATTTTCCAAACTCATCTATGTCAGTATATTTTCAAAATTTAGGAGAAGTATATGCAGAAGTAGAACTAGATGATATAGTTGCTATTTCTAATAAAAATACTTTTAATGATTATTTTGTAGAGTTAGAAAAAGAATATAATCGTAAAAAAAATAGAGAGCAAAATCTAGCTAAATTAGAACAAATATATAATAAACAACTTATAGTAAAAAGCTTAGTAGATAAAAATATAGATGAACTTTCAAAAGAAGAAACTCAAAAAGTTTTAGATAATTTTTTACTTATAGATAATTTAAAATATTTATTAGAAGTAATAAAAAAATCAAAAGAATTTGAAATTATAATTTCTGATAAGTTAAAAAATGAGATAAAACATCGGTTAAGAGATATTCAAATTAAAATAAAAACAGAAGAGAATGAAAAAATATGCCAAGAGATTAAAGAGTTTTTAAAGGAGCAACTATGA